Proteins from a genomic interval of Mycolicibacterium grossiae:
- a CDS encoding multidrug effflux MFS transporter: MASTRALPTDAGRTITPALLVTLALLSAVAPFATDLYLPAFPAMVADLHTSATAVQLTLTAFLLGLAVGQLVFGPLSDRFGRMRPLVVGAAVCVAASAATVFAPSVEVLVGARFAQGVAGAAGMVIGRAIIADLATGKAAARAFSLMMIVGGVAPVVAPLAGGALVGPIGWRGALAVILGLSTLMLMSVLLIVRETHTEHRRAALRATKAELGSPLRDLTRRDYFGHAIAFCGAFATMMAYISASPFIYQSMMGLSAGQYGAMFGVNALALLAMSATSAKLTARHDVRRIAAVGMGAILVSTVVLLTLALSDVPAGWLALPLLVTVGSMGLIFGNTTALALGAAPRAAGTASAVLGALQFGVAAAVSPLVSIAGAGTAVPAGIVMVSTAVLALVGFVVAGRRGGDAHAPATADADAADTDADELVVEWGRA, from the coding sequence GTGGCCTCCACCCGCGCCCTGCCGACCGACGCCGGCCGGACGATCACGCCGGCCCTGCTGGTCACGCTGGCACTGCTCTCGGCGGTGGCACCGTTCGCCACCGACCTCTACCTGCCCGCCTTCCCCGCGATGGTTGCCGACCTGCACACCTCCGCCACCGCAGTGCAGCTGACGCTCACCGCGTTCCTCCTCGGCCTCGCCGTGGGACAGCTGGTGTTCGGACCGCTGTCGGACCGCTTCGGCCGCATGCGCCCCCTCGTCGTCGGCGCCGCGGTGTGCGTCGCGGCCAGCGCGGCCACGGTCTTCGCACCCAGCGTCGAGGTCCTCGTCGGCGCCCGGTTCGCGCAGGGCGTCGCCGGTGCCGCCGGCATGGTGATCGGGCGGGCCATCATCGCCGACCTCGCGACGGGCAAGGCCGCGGCGCGCGCCTTCAGCCTGATGATGATCGTCGGCGGCGTCGCACCGGTCGTCGCGCCGCTCGCCGGCGGCGCGCTGGTTGGGCCGATCGGCTGGCGCGGCGCGCTCGCGGTGATCCTCGGCCTGTCGACGCTGATGCTGATGTCGGTCCTGCTCATCGTGCGCGAGACGCACACCGAGCACCGCCGTGCCGCGCTGCGCGCCACCAAGGCCGAACTCGGCTCGCCGCTGCGCGACCTCACCCGTCGCGACTACTTCGGGCACGCCATCGCGTTCTGCGGCGCCTTCGCCACGATGATGGCCTACATCTCCGCGTCGCCGTTCATCTACCAATCGATGATGGGACTGTCCGCAGGCCAGTACGGCGCGATGTTCGGCGTCAACGCCCTCGCCCTGCTCGCCATGAGCGCCACCTCCGCGAAGCTGACGGCCCGCCACGACGTCCGGCGCATCGCCGCCGTGGGCATGGGCGCCATCCTGGTGTCCACCGTGGTCCTGCTGACGCTCGCGCTCAGCGACGTCCCGGCCGGCTGGCTGGCGCTGCCGCTGCTCGTCACCGTCGGCAGCATGGGCCTCATCTTCGGCAACACCACGGCGCTGGCACTCGGCGCGGCACCCCGGGCCGCCGGCACGGCCTCGGCGGTACTGGGCGCGCTGCAGTTCGGCGTGGCCGCGGCGGTCTCACCCCTGGTGAGCATCGCCGGCGCGGGTACGGCCGTGCCCGCGGGGATCGTCATGGTGTCGACCGCCGTTCTCGCGCTGGTCGGCTTCGTCGTGGCAGGCCGCCGCGGCGGCGACGCCCACGCGCCTGCCACCGCCGACGCCGACGCCGCCGACACAGACGCCGACGAACTCGTCGTCGAATGGGGGCGTGCCTAG
- a CDS encoding MFS transporter, whose product MRRGLLSFGSAAHPSLLVAVLAASGVSVSLMQTLIIPLVPGLPSLLSTSPANASWAVTATLLTAAVATPVFGRLGDMYGPKPILVTCSVMLIVGSLVAASTSSLLPLVVGRALQGFGIPIIPLGISVLRTCVPAERVGPAMGSMSASLGVGGALGLPLSAVIAQHYDWHMLFWFATALGVLALLMFTFLVPHVPSRSSDRLDPLGALLLAAGLVTLLLGISKGQGWGWTSGLTLGMFGAALVVFAVFVWWQLRVPSPTVDLRTTLTRPVLATNVASVAVAFGMFGLSLVAPQILEMPTATGYGLGQSLLWTGLWMAPGGLAMMVTSPLAARVAAVRGPRFTLVVGALIIAASYLAGLVLLAAPWQIMVLNVLVSIGVGFAYASMPALINAAVPISETAAANGINALARSLGTSISSAVVGAILAGMTMSFAGREVPTLAGFRTALLVTAAVAALAAVLALLIPAARVSGRGALDYGALHSDDAVPEPEPWDDPAPHLDSSLSLLGRHSAAADGGGPPPGASRAVLGHIDEAGSTTLTELADATGLDVPSASRHVAELLRHGLASGTGRVEHGRSPVFYLTPRGCELLYRLRGAVPRGEHGWAAADVASLSEYADRLAWSIDADERRDAAVVTPGPGRP is encoded by the coding sequence GTGCGTCGTGGTCTGCTGAGCTTCGGGTCCGCGGCCCACCCGTCGCTGCTGGTCGCGGTGCTCGCGGCGTCGGGCGTCAGCGTCTCGCTGATGCAGACGCTCATCATCCCGCTGGTGCCGGGTCTGCCGTCGCTGCTGTCGACCAGCCCGGCCAACGCGTCGTGGGCGGTCACGGCGACGCTGCTCACCGCGGCGGTGGCCACACCGGTGTTCGGGCGGCTCGGCGACATGTACGGGCCCAAACCGATCCTCGTCACCTGCTCGGTGATGCTCATCGTCGGCTCGCTGGTGGCGGCCAGCACCAGCTCGCTGCTGCCGCTGGTCGTCGGGCGCGCCCTGCAGGGCTTCGGCATTCCCATCATTCCGCTCGGCATCAGCGTGCTGCGCACCTGCGTCCCGGCCGAGCGCGTCGGTCCCGCCATGGGTTCGATGAGCGCCTCGCTCGGCGTCGGTGGCGCCCTCGGCCTGCCGCTGTCGGCGGTGATCGCGCAGCACTACGACTGGCACATGCTGTTCTGGTTCGCGACCGCCCTCGGTGTGCTCGCGCTGTTGATGTTCACCTTCCTGGTGCCGCACGTGCCGTCGCGTTCGTCGGACCGGCTCGACCCGCTCGGCGCGCTCCTGCTCGCCGCCGGACTGGTGACGCTGCTGCTCGGCATCTCCAAGGGTCAGGGCTGGGGGTGGACGAGCGGCCTGACGCTGGGCATGTTCGGCGCGGCGCTCGTCGTGTTCGCCGTCTTCGTGTGGTGGCAGCTGCGGGTGCCCTCGCCGACGGTCGACCTGCGCACGACGTTGACGCGTCCGGTGCTCGCCACCAACGTCGCGTCGGTCGCCGTCGCCTTCGGCATGTTCGGGCTCTCCCTCGTCGCGCCGCAGATCCTCGAGATGCCCACCGCCACCGGCTACGGACTCGGCCAGTCGCTGCTGTGGACGGGGCTCTGGATGGCTCCCGGCGGCCTCGCCATGATGGTGACCTCGCCACTGGCCGCGCGGGTCGCCGCAGTGCGGGGACCGCGCTTCACGCTGGTGGTCGGTGCGCTGATCATCGCCGCGTCCTACCTCGCCGGGCTGGTGCTGCTGGCCGCGCCGTGGCAGATCATGGTGCTCAACGTCCTGGTGTCCATCGGCGTCGGCTTCGCCTACGCGTCGATGCCGGCGCTCATCAACGCCGCGGTGCCGATCTCGGAGACCGCCGCCGCGAACGGGATCAATGCGCTGGCGCGTTCGTTGGGAACCTCGATCTCCAGCGCCGTGGTCGGCGCGATCCTGGCCGGGATGACGATGTCGTTCGCCGGCCGGGAGGTGCCCACGCTGGCCGGTTTCCGGACTGCGTTGCTGGTGACGGCCGCGGTCGCGGCGCTGGCCGCCGTGCTGGCGCTGCTCATCCCGGCGGCACGGGTCAGTGGTCGCGGCGCCCTGGACTACGGCGCTTTGCATTCCGATGACGCCGTGCCCGAACCCGAGCCGTGGGACGATCCGGCGCCGCACCTGGATTCGTCGCTCTCGCTGTTGGGCAGGCACTCGGCGGCGGCAGACGGCGGCGGGCCGCCACCCGGTGCGTCGCGCGCGGTGCTCGGACACATCGACGAGGCGGGATCGACGACGCTGACGGAACTGGCGGATGCGACGGGTCTGGACGTCCCGTCGGCGAGCCGGCACGTGGCGGAGCTGCTGCGCCACGGCCTCGCGTCGGGAACCGGCCGCGTCGAGCACGGGCGATCGCCGGTGTTCTACCTGACGCCGCGGGGGTGTGAGTTGCTCTACCGGCTGCGCGGGGCCGTACCGCGCGGGGAGCACGGCTGGGCGGCCGCCGACGTCGCATCGCTGTCCGAGTACGCCGACCGGCTGGCGTGGAGCATCGACGCCGACGAGCGGCGCGATGCGGCGGTGGTTACGCCAGGCCCAGGTCGGCCTTGA
- a CDS encoding peptide chain release factor 3: MIDNPPAPSAVRGPAADRISAEARRRRTFAVISHPDAGKSTLTEALVLHARVITEAGAIHGKAGRRSTVSDWMEMEKARGISITSTALQFPYSTHGQDCVINLLDTPGHADFSEDTYRVLTAVDCAVMLIDAAKGLEPQTLKLFQVCRHRRIPIITVINKWDRPGREPLELVDEITERIGLRPTPLTWPVGVAGDFKGVLDRRTGTYVKFTRTAGGATAAPEEHFDPEGARVSAGDDWDRAVEESELLEADGADYDRETFLRCESSPMLFTSAALNFGVNQLLDVLVELAPPPHGQVDVEGHARSPEEPFSAFVFKVQAGMDSAHRDRIAYARVCSGTFERGDVLTHAATGKPFVTKYAQSVFGQQRTTLDNAWPGDVIGLANANALRPGDTLYRDVPVVYPPIPSFSPEHFSVARGTDPSKHKQFRRGIEQLEQEGVVQVLRSDRRGDQAPVFAAVGPMQFEVATHRMATELSAPISLEPLPYTVARIVDPEDADFVNRQPSAEVLTRTDGVMLALFATKWRLEGFQRDNPKVVLRSLVAAGDD, from the coding sequence ATGATCGACAACCCTCCGGCCCCGTCGGCCGTGCGTGGGCCCGCCGCAGACCGCATCTCCGCCGAGGCCCGCCGCCGCCGCACCTTCGCCGTCATCAGTCACCCGGACGCGGGCAAGTCCACGCTCACCGAGGCGCTGGTGCTGCACGCCCGCGTCATCACCGAAGCCGGCGCCATCCACGGCAAGGCCGGCCGCCGCTCGACGGTGTCGGACTGGATGGAGATGGAGAAGGCCAGGGGCATCTCCATCACGTCCACGGCCCTGCAGTTCCCGTACTCGACCCACGGCCAGGACTGCGTCATCAACCTGCTCGACACTCCCGGCCACGCCGACTTCTCCGAGGACACCTACCGGGTGCTCACCGCCGTCGACTGCGCGGTGATGCTCATCGACGCCGCGAAGGGTCTCGAGCCGCAGACGCTGAAGCTCTTTCAGGTCTGCCGGCACCGGCGCATCCCCATCATCACCGTGATCAACAAGTGGGACCGCCCGGGCCGCGAACCGCTCGAGCTGGTCGACGAGATCACCGAGCGGATTGGTCTGCGGCCGACGCCGCTCACCTGGCCGGTCGGCGTGGCGGGCGACTTCAAGGGCGTGCTCGACCGGCGCACCGGCACCTACGTCAAGTTCACCCGGACCGCCGGCGGCGCGACCGCGGCACCCGAGGAGCACTTCGACCCCGAGGGTGCGCGCGTCTCGGCGGGCGACGACTGGGACCGCGCGGTCGAGGAGTCCGAACTGCTGGAGGCCGACGGCGCCGACTACGACCGCGAGACGTTCCTGCGCTGCGAGTCGTCGCCGATGCTGTTCACCTCGGCGGCGCTCAACTTCGGCGTCAACCAGCTGCTCGACGTCCTCGTCGAACTCGCCCCGCCGCCGCACGGCCAGGTCGACGTCGAGGGCCACGCCCGCAGCCCGGAGGAGCCGTTCAGCGCGTTCGTGTTCAAGGTGCAGGCCGGTATGGATTCGGCGCACCGCGACCGCATCGCCTACGCCCGCGTCTGCTCGGGCACCTTCGAGCGCGGCGACGTGCTGACCCACGCGGCGACCGGCAAGCCGTTCGTCACCAAGTACGCGCAGTCGGTGTTCGGTCAGCAGCGGACGACGCTGGACAACGCCTGGCCCGGCGACGTCATCGGCCTGGCCAACGCCAACGCGCTGCGGCCCGGCGACACGCTGTACCGCGACGTGCCGGTGGTGTACCCGCCGATCCCGAGCTTCTCCCCCGAGCACTTCTCGGTGGCGCGCGGCACCGACCCGAGCAAGCACAAGCAGTTCCGCCGGGGCATCGAGCAGCTCGAGCAGGAGGGCGTGGTGCAGGTGCTGCGCTCCGACCGCCGCGGCGACCAGGCGCCGGTGTTCGCGGCCGTCGGGCCCATGCAGTTCGAGGTGGCGACGCACCGGATGGCAACCGAACTCAGCGCGCCGATCTCGCTCGAGCCGCTGCCGTACACCGTCGCGCGCATCGTCGACCCCGAGGACGCCGACTTCGTCAACCGGCAGCCGTCCGCGGAGGTCCTCACCCGCACCGACGGCGTGATGCTCGCGCTGTTCGCCACCAAGTGGCGGCTCGAGGGCTTCCAGCGCGACAACCCGAAGGTGGTCCTGCGCTCCCTGGTCGCCGCCGGCGACGACTGA
- the rph gene encoding ribonuclease PH: protein MSRREDGRLDHELRPVTITRGFTTHPAGSVLVEFGQTRVMCTASVTEGVPRWRKGSGKGWLTAEYAMLPAATHDRSDRESVKGRVGGRTQEISRLIGRSLRACIDLGALGENTVALDCDVLQADGGTRTAAITGAYVALSDAVTYLSAANKLSDPRPLSCAIAAVSVGVVDGRVRVDLPYSEDSRAEVDMNVVATDTGTLVEIQGTGEGATFPRTTLDKMLDAAMAACEELFTIQNTALALPYPGVLPEPMGPQKKSFGS from the coding sequence GTGTCCAGACGAGAAGACGGCCGCCTCGACCACGAGCTGCGCCCGGTGACCATCACCCGGGGCTTCACCACGCATCCGGCGGGGTCGGTGCTGGTCGAGTTCGGCCAGACCCGGGTCATGTGCACCGCCAGCGTCACCGAGGGCGTGCCGCGCTGGCGCAAGGGTTCCGGCAAGGGCTGGCTGACCGCCGAGTACGCGATGCTGCCGGCCGCGACGCACGACCGCTCGGACCGCGAGTCGGTGAAGGGTCGCGTGGGCGGCCGCACGCAGGAGATCAGCCGGCTCATCGGCCGTTCGCTGCGCGCGTGCATCGACCTGGGGGCGCTCGGGGAGAACACCGTGGCCTTGGACTGTGACGTGCTGCAGGCCGACGGCGGGACGCGGACGGCGGCGATCACCGGGGCCTACGTCGCGCTGTCCGATGCCGTCACCTACCTGTCGGCCGCCAACAAGCTCTCCGATCCGCGGCCGCTGTCGTGCGCGATCGCCGCGGTGTCGGTCGGCGTCGTCGACGGCCGGGTGCGCGTCGACCTCCCGTACTCGGAGGACTCCCGCGCCGAGGTCGACATGAACGTCGTGGCCACCGACACCGGCACGCTCGTCGAGATCCAGGGCACCGGCGAGGGCGCCACCTTCCCGCGTACGACGCTGGACAAGATGCTCGACGCCGCGATGGCGGCGTGCGAGGAGTTGTTCACCATCCAGAACACCGCGCTCGCACTGCCGTACCCCGGCGTGCTGCCCGAGCCGATGGGCCCGCAGAAGAAGTCGTTCGGCAGCTGA
- a CDS encoding DUF3817 domain-containing protein has product MTSPDPEAPADRPEAADPVPAPPKDTILKALTGYRVLAWVTGLWLIALCYEMVLKYGFGDDSLSWIAVVHGWVYFVYLLFAANLAVKVRWPIGKTIGVLLAGTIPLAGIIVEHFQSRKIKADLGLA; this is encoded by the coding sequence ATGACCTCGCCCGACCCCGAAGCGCCCGCCGACCGGCCGGAGGCCGCGGACCCCGTGCCCGCGCCGCCGAAGGACACGATCCTCAAGGCGCTGACCGGTTACCGCGTTCTCGCCTGGGTGACGGGTCTGTGGCTCATCGCGCTCTGCTACGAGATGGTGCTGAAGTACGGCTTCGGCGACGACTCGCTGAGCTGGATCGCCGTCGTGCACGGCTGGGTGTACTTCGTCTACCTGTTGTTCGCGGCGAACCTCGCCGTCAAGGTGCGCTGGCCGATCGGCAAGACCATCGGCGTGCTGCTTGCCGGGACGATCCCGCTCGCGGGCATCATCGTCGAGCACTTCCAAAGCCGCAAGATCAAGGCCGACCTGGGCCTGGCGTAA
- a CDS encoding lysylphosphatidylglycerol synthase transmembrane domain-containing protein — translation MRVDGRDITVSGRLLQPLHRRTNDILRLGFATAFLAVIVTSSLVTRRDWVALERSISDIVGVLTPTQSNLVYLVYGIAILALPFVILIGLILTRQYKLLGAYAAAGLLAILSLSITANGIAAPRWHFDLFERLNTTLSQFLDDPRWIAMLAAVLTVSGPWVPARWRRWWWTLLLAFVPIHLVVSAVVPARSLLGLSVGWFVGALTVLVVGTPALEVPLIGAVRALARRGCTASGLRVVRPAGPGPLVLAAKCSEGGEPAVVELYGPNQRSGGAMRQLWRYLTLRNDETAPLQTSMRRAVEHRALMAIAVDDLGLSNTTTVAVAALDRGWTLYAHTEARGATLDAAADASAAWTSLRDLHSHQISHGDLRAREITVADGTALFGGFGNAEYGASDVQLQSDVAQLLVTTTALHGAQPAVAAAIDAFDAGTVLTASRRLSRTAMPQRLRRSVDDFKAVTSSARDEVKRQTGADRIQSETITRFSRNQLIQMVLLVALVYVAYPFISTVPAFFAELGTANWWWALLGLTVSALTYVGAAAALWACASEKVHFGNLTIMQVANTFAATTTPAGVGGLALSTRFLQKSGLGALRATAAVALQQSVQVITHVALLVFFTAVAGASANLEHFVPSATVLYLIGGAALGVVGTFLFIPKARRWLATAVRPRLGEVAHDLVDLAREPKRLAVIVLGCAATTLGAALALWASVAAFGGDTSFVTVTVVTMIGGTLASAAPTPGGVGAVEAALIGGLAAFGVPAAIAVPSVLLYRVLTCWLPVFIGWPVMRWLTRRDMI, via the coding sequence ATGCGCGTCGACGGCCGGGACATCACCGTCTCGGGCAGGCTGCTGCAGCCGCTGCACCGCCGCACCAACGACATCCTGCGGCTCGGCTTCGCGACCGCGTTCCTGGCCGTGATCGTCACCAGCTCCCTGGTCACGCGTCGCGACTGGGTGGCGCTGGAACGCTCGATCTCCGACATCGTCGGGGTGCTCACGCCGACCCAGTCCAACCTGGTGTACCTCGTGTACGGCATCGCGATCCTCGCCCTGCCGTTCGTCATCCTCATCGGGCTCATCCTGACGCGGCAGTACAAGCTCCTCGGCGCCTACGCGGCCGCCGGGCTACTGGCCATCCTGTCGCTGTCGATCACCGCCAACGGCATCGCCGCACCGCGCTGGCACTTCGACCTGTTCGAACGGCTCAACACCACGCTGTCGCAATTCCTCGACGATCCCCGCTGGATCGCGATGCTGGCCGCCGTCCTGACCGTCTCGGGGCCGTGGGTGCCCGCCCGCTGGCGTCGGTGGTGGTGGACGCTGCTCCTGGCGTTCGTGCCCATCCACCTCGTCGTCAGCGCCGTCGTGCCGGCCCGCTCGCTGCTCGGGCTGTCGGTCGGCTGGTTCGTCGGCGCGCTCACCGTGCTGGTCGTCGGCACCCCGGCCCTGGAGGTCCCGCTGATCGGCGCCGTGCGCGCCCTGGCCCGGCGCGGCTGCACCGCGTCGGGCCTGCGGGTCGTCCGCCCCGCCGGCCCGGGACCGCTGGTGCTGGCCGCCAAATGCAGCGAAGGCGGCGAGCCCGCCGTCGTCGAACTGTATGGACCGAACCAGCGCAGCGGCGGCGCCATGCGGCAGCTGTGGCGCTACCTCACACTGCGCAACGACGAGACCGCGCCGCTGCAGACCTCGATGCGCCGCGCGGTCGAGCACCGTGCGCTGATGGCCATCGCCGTCGACGACCTCGGGCTGTCGAACACCACGACCGTGGCGGTGGCGGCCCTCGACCGCGGGTGGACGCTGTACGCGCACACCGAGGCGCGCGGTGCCACCCTCGACGCGGCAGCCGACGCGTCCGCCGCCTGGACGTCGTTGCGCGACCTGCATTCTCACCAGATCTCGCACGGCGACCTGCGCGCCCGCGAGATCACCGTCGCCGACGGCACCGCACTGTTCGGAGGCTTCGGCAACGCCGAGTACGGCGCGTCGGACGTGCAGCTGCAGTCCGACGTGGCCCAGCTGCTGGTGACGACGACGGCGCTGCACGGCGCCCAGCCCGCCGTCGCGGCCGCGATCGACGCGTTCGACGCCGGCACCGTCCTCACGGCGTCGCGGCGGCTGTCGAGAACGGCCATGCCGCAACGGCTCCGACGCTCGGTCGACGACTTCAAGGCCGTCACCTCGAGCGCACGCGACGAGGTGAAGCGGCAGACCGGCGCCGACCGGATCCAGTCCGAGACCATCACCCGCTTCAGCCGCAACCAGCTCATCCAGATGGTCCTGCTGGTGGCGCTGGTGTACGTCGCCTATCCGTTCATCTCCACCGTGCCGGCGTTCTTCGCCGAACTCGGCACCGCCAACTGGTGGTGGGCGCTGCTCGGGCTCACCGTCTCCGCACTGACCTACGTCGGGGCGGCCGCGGCGCTGTGGGCGTGTGCGTCGGAGAAGGTGCACTTCGGCAACCTGACGATCATGCAGGTGGCCAACACCTTCGCCGCCACCACCACGCCCGCCGGCGTCGGCGGGCTGGCGCTCAGCACGCGCTTCCTGCAGAAGTCCGGACTCGGCGCGCTGCGCGCCACCGCCGCGGTCGCGCTGCAGCAGTCGGTCCAGGTGATCACGCACGTCGCCCTGCTCGTCTTCTTCACCGCGGTCGCCGGCGCGTCGGCCAACCTGGAGCACTTCGTGCCGTCGGCGACCGTGCTGTACCTGATCGGCGGCGCCGCCCTCGGGGTGGTGGGCACGTTCCTGTTCATCCCGAAGGCGCGGCGCTGGCTCGCCACCGCGGTCCGGCCGCGGCTCGGCGAGGTGGCGCACGACCTCGTCGACCTGGCCCGCGAGCCCAAACGCCTGGCCGTGATCGTCCTCGGTTGTGCGGCAACGACTCTCGGCGCCGCGCTGGCGCTGTGGGCCAGCGTCGCGGCGTTCGGCGGGGACACCTCGTTCGTCACCGTCACCGTCGTGACGATGATCGGCGGCACGCTGGCGTCGGCCGCGCCCACGCCGGGCGGCGTCGGCGCCGTGGAGGCCGCCCTGATCGGTGGCCTCGCGGCGTTCGGGGTGCCCGCCGCGATCGCCGTGCCGTCGGTGCTGCTGTACCGCGTCCTGACGTGCTGGCTGCCCGTCTTCATCGGTTGGCCGGTCATGCGGTGGCTGACCCGCAGGGACATGATCTGA
- a CDS encoding penicillin-binding transpeptidase domain-containing protein, producing MNRRCVLALTTCVLLLVSTGCSAFSGGGPRDAFAAFADALARRDVPAAAAATTDQAAATPVLAAMFDGLGTAATVAVDVSSAADNDDEGATLHYTWTFGPDRTLRYDATATAVQRGDDWRVTWAPTVLHPDLAPGVTFQYSDDKQYLTPVTDRDGVPLLTWQTVGVVTLARDHQASAAALAPLLAQFAPTITDASITDQFAGTADATVTVVRLREADLNLVRDQLAAIPGVQVAEQGALLTANRELSSPAMAGLPDLWQKAIDADAGWSVLLIDRDGRPTERLAATPPKDTPPVRTTLDSRLQLLAQRAVATERRPAVLVAISPSTGGILAAAQNAAADAQGPIAFSGAYPPGSTFKTVTTAAALEAGIATPDSPEPCPGRVTVENRTIPNDDEFDLGTVPLTTAFARSCNTTMALLSDQLPADALPAMAKRFGIGVDYVIPGLTTITGKVPNADSPALKVENGIGQGTVTVSPFGLAVAEASLGHGATITPSLVVGQQTTADTAATPLPPGVVDALRAMMSQTVADGTATALRDVPGLGGKTGTAEFGDNAHSHGWFAGIVGDIAFATLVVGGDTSAPAVAVTGDFLRPAVAG from the coding sequence ATGAACCGACGATGCGTGCTGGCACTGACGACGTGTGTCCTGCTGCTGGTGTCGACGGGCTGTTCGGCGTTCTCCGGCGGCGGGCCGCGCGACGCCTTCGCCGCCTTCGCCGACGCGCTCGCCCGCCGCGACGTCCCCGCGGCCGCGGCCGCCACCACCGACCAGGCCGCCGCCACGCCGGTCCTCGCCGCCATGTTCGACGGGCTCGGCACGGCCGCCACCGTCGCCGTCGACGTCTCGTCCGCCGCCGACAACGACGACGAGGGCGCGACCCTGCACTACACCTGGACCTTCGGCCCGGACCGGACGCTGCGCTACGACGCGACCGCGACGGCCGTGCAGCGCGGTGACGACTGGCGCGTCACGTGGGCGCCGACCGTCCTGCACCCCGACCTGGCGCCCGGTGTCACGTTCCAGTACAGCGACGACAAGCAGTACCTCACCCCCGTCACCGACCGCGACGGCGTCCCGCTGCTGACGTGGCAGACGGTCGGCGTCGTCACCTTGGCGCGCGACCACCAAGCATCCGCGGCCGCGCTCGCGCCGCTGCTGGCGCAGTTCGCCCCCACCATCACTGACGCCAGCATCACCGACCAGTTCGCCGGCACCGCCGACGCCACGGTGACCGTGGTTCGGCTCCGCGAGGCCGACCTGAACCTGGTGCGCGACCAGCTGGCCGCCATCCCCGGCGTTCAGGTCGCCGAACAGGGCGCACTACTCACCGCGAACCGCGAGCTGTCCTCGCCGGCGATGGCCGGACTGCCCGACCTCTGGCAGAAGGCCATCGACGCCGACGCCGGCTGGTCGGTGCTGCTCATCGACCGCGACGGCCGGCCCACCGAACGACTCGCCGCCACGCCGCCGAAGGACACGCCACCCGTCCGCACGACCCTGGACAGCCGGCTGCAACTGCTGGCCCAGCGGGCGGTCGCCACCGAACGCCGCCCCGCGGTCCTGGTGGCCATCTCCCCGAGCACCGGCGGCATCCTCGCCGCGGCCCAGAACGCCGCGGCCGACGCGCAGGGACCCATCGCCTTCTCGGGCGCCTACCCGCCCGGCTCGACGTTCAAGACCGTCACGACGGCCGCGGCGCTCGAGGCCGGCATCGCCACCCCGGACAGTCCCGAGCCCTGCCCCGGCCGGGTCACCGTGGAGAACCGCACGATCCCCAACGACGACGAGTTCGACCTCGGCACCGTCCCGTTGACCACAGCGTTCGCCCGGTCCTGCAACACCACGATGGCCCTGTTGTCCGACCAGCTGCCCGCCGACGCACTGCCTGCCATGGCCAAGCGCTTCGGCATCGGCGTCGACTACGTCATCCCCGGGCTCACCACCATCACCGGCAAGGTGCCCAACGCCGACAGCCCCGCCCTCAAGGTGGAGAACGGCATCGGGCAGGGCACCGTGACCGTCAGCCCGTTCGGCCTGGCGGTGGCCGAGGCGAGCCTCGGCCACGGCGCGACGATCACGCCGTCGCTCGTCGTCGGTCAGCAGACCACCGCCGACACCGCGGCCACGCCGCTGCCGCCCGGCGTCGTCGACGCGCTGCGGGCGATGATGAGCCAGACCGTGGCCGACGGCACCGCCACCGCGCTGCGCGACGTCCCGGGACTCGGCGGCAAGACCGGCACGGCGGAGTTCGGCGACAACGCCCACTCGCACGGCTGGTTCGCCGGCATCGTCGGTGACATCGCCTTCGCGACGCTGGTGGTCGGCGGGGACACCTCGGCACCGGCCGTCGCGGTCACCGGCGACTTCCTGCGTCCCGCGGTCGCGGGCTGA
- the rdgB gene encoding RdgB/HAM1 family non-canonical purine NTP pyrophosphatase, giving the protein MTDVLVASRNAKKLAELHRVLRAAGVDGLRLLSLDDVPAFDEAPETGATFEENALAKARDAFAATGLASVADDSGVAVDALNGMPGVLSARWSGRHGDDAANTALLLGQLRDVPAERRGAAFVSACALVHAGGETVVRGEWRGTIADAPRGAGGFGYDPVFVPEGSDRSAAELSPEEKDAASHRGRALTLLVPALRALL; this is encoded by the coding sequence ATGACCGACGTCCTGGTCGCGTCGCGCAACGCGAAGAAGCTCGCCGAACTGCACCGCGTGCTCCGCGCCGCGGGCGTCGACGGTCTGCGTCTGTTGTCCCTCGACGACGTACCGGCGTTCGACGAGGCCCCCGAGACCGGCGCGACGTTCGAGGAAAACGCACTCGCCAAGGCGCGCGACGCCTTCGCCGCGACGGGCCTCGCCTCGGTCGCCGACGATTCGGGGGTGGCGGTCGACGCGCTCAACGGGATGCCGGGCGTGCTGTCGGCCCGGTGGTCGGGCAGACACGGCGACGATGCCGCCAACACCGCACTGCTGCTCGGACAGTTGCGCGACGTGCCCGCCGAGCGTCGGGGCGCGGCGTTCGTCTCGGCGTGCGCGCTGGTGCACGCCGGTGGCGAGACGGTGGTGCGCGGCGAGTGGCGGGGGACGATCGCCGACGCCCCGCGCGGGGCGGGCGGCTTCGGCTACGACCCGGTGTTCGTGCCGGAGGGCTCGGACCGGTCCGCGGCCGAGCTGAGCCCGGAGGAGAAGGACGCGGCGTCGCACCGCGGTCGAGCCCTGACGCTGCTGGTCCCGGCGCTGCGCGCGCTGCTCTGA